From the genome of Blautia pseudococcoides, one region includes:
- the mutS gene encoding DNA mismatch repair protein MutS produces the protein MGLTFKDVDVTSLSPMMQHYVKTKEENKDCIIFYRLGDFYEMFFDDAVTTSRELELTLTGKDCGLTERAPMCGVPYHAAEVYINRLVAKSYKVAICEQMEDPKEAKGMVRREVIRVVTPGTNLNTQALDETKNNYIMAVVYLSNRFGIAIADVTTGDFMVTEVDKIRTLLDEVYKFSPAEIICNEAFCMSGVDLDEIKNRLNISLYPLESWYFDDDLCTRTLKEHFHVGNLEGLGLKDYECATIGAGALLTYLLETQKNSLEHMRAITPYITDRFMVIDSSSRRNLELTEALREKVKRGSLLWVLDKTKTAMGARMLRSFIEQPLIDEDAINRRLDALEEINSREMDREEIREYLNPIYDMERLIGRVSYQSANPRDMISFKSSISMIPYIKQLVKSFSAEEMQCIYDDMDDLRDLYTLLESAIVEEPPLAMKEGGIIKDGYNENVDHFREAKTKGKSWLAELEAQEREKTGIRNLKIKYNKVFGYYLEVTNSFKDMVPDHYTRKQTLTNAERYITPRLKELEDMILGAEDKLYALEYELFVNVRNTISREVERIQRTAKAIAKLDTYISLALVASRNNFVRPKINTKGIIDIKNGRHPVVEKMIPNDMFIPNDTYLDNNKNRVSVITGPNMAGKSTYMRQTALIVLMAQIGSFVPAEKADIGIADRIFTRVGASDDLASGQSTFMVEMTEVANILRNATARSLLILDEIGRGTSTFDGLSIAWAVIEYISNTKILGAKTLFATHYHELTELEGKLAGVNNYCIAVKERGDDIVFLRKIVKGGADKSYGIQVAKLAGVPDIVIERAKELVEELVSADITAAVKDIASENKKTKTKPQVHLDELDLEQISLFDTVKDDDVLEELKNINVSNLTPIDALNTIYKLQNKLKNRW, from the coding sequence ATGGGACTTACATTTAAAGACGTGGATGTGACATCACTCTCACCAATGATGCAGCACTACGTGAAGACAAAAGAAGAAAATAAAGACTGTATCATATTTTACCGCCTGGGCGACTTTTACGAGATGTTTTTTGACGATGCTGTCACCACATCCCGTGAACTGGAACTGACCCTGACCGGTAAGGACTGCGGACTTACGGAGCGTGCGCCTATGTGCGGCGTTCCCTATCACGCGGCAGAAGTCTACATAAACCGTTTGGTCGCAAAGAGCTACAAAGTGGCTATCTGTGAACAGATGGAGGACCCCAAAGAAGCCAAGGGCATGGTCAGAAGAGAGGTTATCCGTGTGGTCACACCGGGAACCAACTTAAATACCCAGGCTCTTGATGAGACAAAAAACAACTATATTATGGCAGTGGTCTATCTGTCTAACCGTTTCGGCATTGCCATCGCTGATGTGACCACCGGTGATTTTATGGTGACAGAAGTGGATAAAATAAGAACGCTCCTGGACGAGGTATACAAGTTCTCCCCGGCGGAAATCATCTGTAATGAGGCTTTCTGCATGAGTGGTGTGGATCTTGATGAGATCAAAAACCGTTTGAACATATCTCTGTATCCGCTGGAGAGCTGGTATTTTGATGATGACCTATGCACAAGAACACTGAAAGAACATTTTCATGTGGGCAACCTGGAGGGGCTGGGCCTGAAAGATTACGAGTGTGCCACCATCGGGGCAGGTGCTCTTTTGACCTACCTGCTGGAGACGCAGAAGAATTCCCTGGAGCACATGCGCGCCATCACACCATACATTACGGACCGCTTTATGGTGATCGACAGTTCTTCCAGACGGAATCTGGAACTGACGGAAGCCCTTCGTGAGAAGGTAAAACGCGGCTCTCTTTTATGGGTGCTGGATAAGACGAAGACCGCCATGGGAGCCAGAATGCTGCGTTCCTTTATTGAGCAGCCTCTCATTGACGAGGATGCCATCAACCGGCGCCTGGACGCTCTGGAAGAAATCAATTCCAGGGAAATGGACCGGGAGGAGATCAGGGAATACTTAAATCCCATTTACGATATGGAGCGTCTTATTGGACGTGTCAGCTATCAGTCAGCCAATCCAAGGGATATGATCTCCTTCAAATCCTCCATCTCCATGATCCCGTATATCAAACAGCTTGTCAAAAGCTTTTCCGCGGAAGAGATGCAGTGTATTTATGATGATATGGATGATCTGAGGGATTTGTATACGCTTCTGGAGTCTGCCATTGTGGAGGAACCGCCTCTTGCCATGAAAGAGGGCGGGATCATTAAAGATGGTTATAATGAAAATGTAGACCATTTCCGGGAGGCTAAGACAAAGGGGAAATCCTGGCTTGCCGAGCTGGAAGCCCAGGAGAGGGAAAAAACCGGTATCCGCAATCTGAAAATTAAATACAACAAGGTTTTCGGCTACTATCTTGAGGTCACAAATTCCTTCAAAGATATGGTGCCGGATCACTATACAAGAAAACAGACGCTTACCAATGCGGAGCGCTATATCACGCCCAGGCTGAAAGAACTGGAAGATATGATCCTGGGTGCAGAGGATAAACTCTACGCTTTGGAATACGAGCTTTTTGTGAACGTAAGAAATACCATTTCCAGAGAGGTGGAGCGTATCCAGCGGACCGCCAAGGCTATCGCCAAGCTGGATACCTATATTTCCCTGGCTTTGGTGGCTTCCAGGAATAATTTTGTCCGCCCGAAGATCAACACCAAAGGAATCATCGACATCAAAAACGGACGCCATCCGGTGGTGGAAAAAATGATCCCAAATGATATGTTTATCCCAAATGACACGTATCTGGACAACAATAAGAACCGGGTATCCGTCATCACAGGCCCAAACATGGCAGGTAAATCGACTTATATGCGGCAGACAGCCCTGATTGTCCTGATGGCGCAGATTGGTTCCTTTGTTCCGGCGGAGAAGGCAGACATCGGCATTGCGGACCGGATATTCACCCGCGTGGGAGCCTCGGACGATCTGGCAAGCGGCCAGAGTACCTTTATGGTGGAGATGACAGAGGTGGCTAACATTCTGCGCAACGCCACCGCCAGAAGCCTTTTGATCCTGGATGAGATTGGACGCGGTACCAGTACCTTTGACGGTCTCTCCATTGCATGGGCAGTTATTGAATATATCAGCAACACAAAAATATTAGGTGCAAAGACACTTTTTGCCACCCATTATCATGAACTGACTGAGCTGGAGGGAAAACTGGCCGGTGTGAACAATTATTGTATTGCCGTGAAAGAGCGGGGAGATGACATTGTCTTTCTGCGTAAAATCGTAAAAGGCGGAGCTGATAAGAGCTACGGCATTCAGGTGGCAAAATTGGCCGGTGTGCCGGATATTGTCATAGAGCGGGCAAAAGAACTGGTTGAGGAACTGGTCAGCGCTGACATTACGGCAGCAGTGAAGGATATAGCATCGGAAAACAAAAAGACCAAGACAAAACCTCAGGTACATTTGGATGAATTGGATTTGGAGCAGATTTCCCTGTTTGATACGGTAAAGGATGACGATGTGCTGGAGGAACTGAAAAATATTAATGTTTCTAATTTGACGCCAATTGACGCATTGAACACAATTTATAAACTTCAGAACAAGCTGAAGAACAGATGGTGA
- the miaB gene encoding tRNA (N6-isopentenyl adenosine(37)-C2)-methylthiotransferase MiaB, producing MNQENLEEILGNIDISGEAPVLEPDRQYYFMKKARTLVKEKSEALGRPLTFCVNTFGCQMNARDSEKLVGVLENIGYVEKQEEDADFVIFNTCTVRENANHRVYGRLGQLHAKKKKNPHMMIALCGCMMQEAHVVEKLKNSYSFVNLIFGTHNIYKFSELIVSALTSDRMVIDIWNDTDKIVEDLPAERKYSFKSGVNIMFGCNNFCSYCIVPYVRGRERSRSPKDIVREIEQLVADGVVEVMLLGQNVNSYGKNLEEPMTFAGLLQEIEKIEGLRRIRFMTSHPKDLSDELIEVMKNSKKICRHLHLPLQSGSSRILKRMNRRYDKEQYLALVEKIRAAVPDISLTTDIIVGFPGETEEDFLETLDVVEKVRYDSAFTFIYSKRTGTPAAVMEDQISGEDVKDRFDRLLKRVQVIGREMSSRDTGTIQEVLVEEQNEHDKSLMTGRLSNNTLVHFPGDASLVGSLIQVHLDECRGFYYMGTKVG from the coding sequence ATGAATCAGGAAAATTTGGAAGAAATTCTGGGAAATATAGATATAAGCGGTGAAGCGCCGGTTCTTGAACCGGACCGCCAATATTATTTCATGAAAAAAGCACGGACTCTTGTGAAGGAAAAAAGCGAAGCTCTGGGGCGGCCCCTGACTTTCTGTGTAAATACTTTCGGCTGCCAGATGAACGCCAGGGATTCCGAAAAGCTGGTTGGCGTGCTGGAGAATATCGGATATGTGGAAAAGCAGGAGGAGGATGCAGACTTTGTCATTTTCAATACCTGCACGGTCCGGGAAAATGCCAACCACCGTGTATATGGCCGCCTTGGCCAGCTTCACGCAAAGAAAAAGAAAAATCCCCATATGATGATCGCTCTCTGCGGCTGCATGATGCAGGAGGCTCACGTGGTGGAGAAGCTGAAAAATAGTTATTCTTTTGTCAATCTGATATTCGGCACACACAATATTTATAAGTTCTCAGAGCTGATCGTCAGTGCCCTCACTTCTGACCGTATGGTCATTGATATTTGGAATGATACCGATAAGATTGTGGAGGATTTGCCTGCGGAGCGGAAGTATTCCTTTAAATCCGGTGTCAATATTATGTTTGGATGCAATAATTTCTGCAGCTACTGCATTGTACCCTATGTGCGCGGCCGGGAGAGAAGCCGAAGTCCAAAAGATATTGTAAGAGAGATTGAACAGCTTGTAGCTGACGGTGTGGTGGAGGTTATGCTTCTGGGTCAGAATGTAAATTCATATGGCAAAAATCTGGAAGAACCTATGACGTTTGCAGGTCTTTTGCAGGAGATTGAAAAGATTGAAGGACTTCGCCGCATCCGCTTTATGACATCCCATCCAAAAGATCTGTCGGACGAGCTGATCGAAGTCATGAAGAACAGCAAAAAAATCTGTAGGCACCTTCATCTGCCGCTTCAGTCAGGCAGCAGCCGTATCTTAAAACGAATGAACCGAAGATATGACAAGGAGCAGTATCTGGCCCTTGTGGAAAAAATCCGCGCCGCTGTGCCGGATATTTCCCTTACTACGGATATTATCGTAGGATTTCCCGGCGAGACGGAGGAGGATTTTCTGGAGACCTTGGATGTGGTGGAAAAGGTCCGCTATGACAGTGCCTTTACCTTCATCTATTCCAAGAGGACCGGAACGCCTGCCGCTGTCATGGAAGACCAGATTTCCGGGGAAGACGTAAAAGACCGCTTTGACCGGCTGCTTAAAAGGGTACAGGTCATAGGCAGGGAGATGTCGTCCAGAGATACGGGGACAATACAGGAGGTTCTTGTGGAAGAACAGAATGAACACGATAAATCTCTTATGACGGGAAGACTTTCCAACAACACACTGGTGCATTTTCCGGGCGATGCCTCTCTGGTCGGAAGCCTGATTCAGGTGCATCTTGATGAATGCAGAGGATTTTATTACATGGGTACGAAAGTAGGATGA
- a CDS encoding DUF896 domain-containing protein: MNQEQIDRINELARKSKVTELTPEEKEEQKRLRTEYIATIRMNMRSQLDNIDIQEKDGTVTNLGQKYGLKTKH; this comes from the coding sequence ATGAACCAGGAACAGATAGACAGAATCAACGAACTTGCCAGAAAGTCTAAAGTTACAGAACTGACACCGGAGGAGAAAGAGGAGCAGAAAAGACTCCGCACAGAGTACATTGCCACTATCCGCATGAATATGCGTTCCCAGCTGGACAACATTGATATCCAGGAAAAAGACGGCACAGTCACGAACCTGGGACAAAAATACGGACTCAAAACAAAACATTAA
- the proB gene encoding glutamate 5-kinase, whose amino-acid sequence MNLREKLKDKKRVVVKIGSSSLTHEETGRLNLTKMEILVRELADLHNQGKDVIVVSSGAIAVGRSAMGIRRRPEELAEKQACAAVGQARLMMIYQKLFAEYNQTAAQVLMTKYTMINAATRNNAINTFNKLFDMGAIPIVNENDTISTDEIEFGDNDTLSALVAALVDADMLILLSDIDGLFTDDPNQNPDAKFIEVVEKIDSHLEKMAKGSTGSSVGTGGMATKLTAAHIATSAGADMVIANGEDFHVIHKIMQGRNHGTLFLSDKKEGFYLDDIIQKL is encoded by the coding sequence TAAAAGATAAAAAAAGAGTAGTGGTAAAAATCGGCTCCTCCTCCCTGACACATGAGGAGACAGGCCGTTTGAACCTCACAAAAATGGAAATTCTGGTCAGGGAACTGGCAGACCTTCACAACCAGGGCAAGGATGTGATCGTAGTGTCTTCCGGTGCCATCGCTGTGGGAAGAAGTGCCATGGGCATTCGCAGGCGTCCTGAGGAGCTGGCAGAAAAGCAGGCTTGTGCTGCTGTGGGGCAAGCCCGGCTTATGATGATCTATCAGAAGCTTTTTGCAGAATACAATCAGACTGCCGCCCAGGTGCTCATGACAAAATACACTATGATCAATGCAGCCACCAGAAACAATGCCATAAATACGTTCAATAAGCTGTTTGATATGGGGGCGATCCCCATTGTAAATGAGAATGACACCATTTCCACGGATGAAATTGAATTTGGTGACAATGATACCCTTTCCGCGTTGGTAGCCGCTTTGGTGGACGCCGATATGCTGATCCTGCTGTCTGATATTGACGGGCTCTTTACCGATGACCCCAATCAGAACCCGGACGCAAAATTTATTGAGGTGGTGGAAAAGATTGACAGCCACCTGGAGAAAATGGCAAAGGGCAGCACAGGAAGTTCTGTGGGTACCGGAGGCATGGCGACAAAACTGACAGCCGCCCACATAGCAACCAGCGCAGGTGCTGATATGGTGATCGCCAACGGAGAGGATTTCCATGTGATACATAAGATCATGCAGGGAAGAAACCATGGCACTTTATTTTTATCAGATAAAAAAGAAGGGTTCTATCTGGATGATATCATCCAAAAGCTCTGA